One region of Hoeflea sp. 108 genomic DNA includes:
- a CDS encoding ABC transporter permease: protein MSDRTENLLLVLPGLLLLALAFFLPIFQMLALSVSGPGGPTLEHFARFLGDPFYLSVLWRTVKLALIITAVCAVIGFPLAYIMARVGPSLRLWLVIMVILPLMTSVVVRTFGWMVLLNRSGLIPQLFRDLGLAGRSFNLMQTETAVVIGMVQVLLPFMTLSILGVITRIDPRLEEAARTMGCSFLRTIGSVVLPLSLPGIVAGSLLAFTLSASSFVTPNLLGGARIQVLASSIYNSVTQTLDWPFAAAQAVILFVGVILVLIPYIKLTGRSDG, encoded by the coding sequence GTGAGCGACCGTACTGAAAACCTCTTACTGGTCCTCCCGGGCCTGCTCCTCCTCGCGCTGGCATTCTTCCTCCCTATCTTTCAGATGCTGGCGCTTTCGGTGTCGGGCCCTGGCGGCCCGACACTTGAACACTTCGCCCGTTTCCTCGGCGATCCTTTCTATCTCAGCGTGCTCTGGCGCACCGTGAAGCTGGCGCTGATCATCACCGCCGTCTGCGCCGTCATCGGCTTTCCGCTCGCCTACATCATGGCCCGCGTCGGCCCGTCGCTGCGCCTGTGGCTGGTGATCATGGTGATCCTGCCGCTGATGACCAGCGTGGTCGTCCGCACCTTCGGCTGGATGGTGCTGCTCAACCGCTCGGGCCTCATTCCGCAGCTTTTCCGCGATCTCGGCCTCGCCGGCCGCAGCTTCAATCTGATGCAGACCGAGACCGCCGTCGTCATCGGCATGGTCCAGGTGCTACTGCCCTTCATGACGCTGTCGATCCTCGGTGTCATCACCCGCATCGACCCGCGCCTCGAGGAAGCCGCGCGCACCATGGGCTGTTCGTTCCTGCGCACCATCGGCTCGGTCGTGCTGCCGCTGTCGCTGCCCGGCATCGTCGCCGGCTCGCTGCTTGCCTTCACGCTCTCGGCCAGCTCGTTCGTGACGCCAAACCTTCTCGGCGGCGCCCGAATCCAGGTTCTCGCCTCCTCGATCTACAATTCGGTGACCCAGACGCTCGACTGGCCCTTCGCCGCCGCCCAGGCCGTCATCCTCTTCGTCGGCGTCATCCTGGTGCTGATCCCCTACATCAAGCTTACGGGGCGTTCCGATGGTTAA
- a CDS encoding gamma-glutamyl-gamma-aminobutyrate hydrolase family protein, which produces MHQPLVAVSTDVKQFENYTWYAAPQQYLEAAISGAGVLPVLVPSFGDRLDLDVLLSSVDGVMLTGSKSNVDPRLYGEEATEANGPYDFARDSTTMPLIRKAIERGVPLLAICRGIQELNVALGGSLATEIQERDGIDDHRAPVSDNQDERFAIRQTATIKPGSCLAGVFGPGDILVNSVHRQAVERLGAKLQVEAIAPDGTVEAVSVRDSRAFAVGVQWHPEYWVKSDDVSQRIFKAFGDAVRAHAVARQAARAAAE; this is translated from the coding sequence ATGCACCAGCCGCTCGTCGCCGTGTCGACAGACGTCAAGCAGTTCGAGAACTACACCTGGTATGCAGCGCCCCAGCAATATCTGGAGGCGGCAATTTCGGGTGCCGGCGTGCTGCCTGTGCTGGTGCCGTCCTTCGGCGATCGCCTCGACCTCGACGTGTTGTTGTCGTCGGTCGACGGCGTGATGCTGACCGGCTCCAAGTCCAATGTCGATCCGCGCCTTTACGGCGAAGAGGCGACGGAAGCCAATGGTCCTTACGATTTCGCCCGCGATTCCACCACCATGCCCCTGATCCGCAAGGCGATCGAGCGCGGCGTGCCGCTGCTTGCCATCTGCCGCGGCATCCAGGAGCTCAACGTCGCCCTTGGCGGCTCGCTCGCCACCGAGATCCAGGAGCGCGACGGCATCGACGATCACCGCGCCCCCGTCAGCGACAACCAGGACGAACGTTTCGCCATCCGCCAGACGGCGACGATCAAGCCGGGCAGCTGCCTGGCCGGTGTATTCGGCCCCGGCGACATCCTGGTCAACTCGGTCCACCGCCAGGCGGTCGAGCGGCTCGGTGCCAAGCTGCAGGTCGAGGCCATCGCGCCCGACGGCACGGTCGAAGCCGTGTCGGTGCGCGATTCCAGGGCCTTTGCCGTGGGCGTGCAGTGGCACCCCGAATATTGGGTCAAGTCGGACGATGTCTCGCAGCGCATCTTCAAGGCGTTTGGCGATGCCGTGCGGGCCCATGCGGTGGCGCGTCAGGCGGCAAGGGCTGCTGCGGAGTAA
- a CDS encoding ABC transporter ATP-binding protein: protein MANVRLEDIKKSFGNVKVLHGITLDIASGEFVSLLGASGCGKTTLLRAVAGLESVTSGSVAIDGQTVTELPPEKRDIAMMFQSYALLPHLSVSENVRFPLRMRGIGSREEQAERVKAALETVQLGHLAERKPRQLSGGQQQRVALARAIVSKPKVLLLDEPLSNLDARLREDMQVELIEIHKRLGLTTLFVTHDQEEALSLSDRVVLLNGGRVEQQGSPAEIYSRPATEFASNFLGSANIIPVTIESTDTGPVAVLADRQRLQLSQSEAVRGPARLVLRQEDLAIGKSGDIEGEVRTRVYLGARNRYVMVLAGQPVRVLSGNDHVFASGEAVSLSIDPARIRVIAD, encoded by the coding sequence ATGGCCAACGTACGGCTTGAAGACATCAAGAAATCCTTCGGCAATGTGAAGGTGCTGCATGGCATCACGCTCGACATCGCGTCCGGCGAATTCGTCAGCCTTCTCGGCGCCTCCGGCTGCGGCAAGACCACCCTGCTGCGCGCAGTCGCCGGCCTCGAAAGCGTCACCTCAGGTTCGGTCGCCATCGACGGCCAGACCGTGACCGAGCTGCCGCCCGAAAAGCGCGACATCGCCATGATGTTCCAGTCCTATGCACTGCTGCCGCATCTCAGCGTCTCGGAAAACGTCCGCTTTCCGCTCAGGATGCGCGGCATCGGCTCGCGCGAGGAGCAGGCCGAACGCGTCAAGGCCGCACTCGAGACCGTGCAGCTCGGCCACCTCGCCGAGCGCAAGCCGCGCCAGCTCTCGGGCGGCCAGCAGCAGCGCGTGGCGCTGGCCCGCGCCATCGTCTCCAAGCCCAAGGTGCTTTTGCTTGACGAGCCGCTGTCCAATCTCGACGCCCGCCTGCGCGAGGACATGCAGGTCGAGCTCATCGAGATCCACAAGCGGCTTGGCCTGACCACGCTGTTCGTCACCCACGATCAGGAAGAGGCGCTCAGCCTGTCCGACCGCGTCGTGCTGCTGAATGGCGGCCGCGTCGAGCAGCAGGGAAGCCCGGCCGAAATCTACAGCCGCCCCGCGACCGAGTTCGCCTCGAACTTCCTCGGTTCGGCCAACATCATCCCCGTCACCATCGAATCGACCGACACCGGCCCGGTGGCCGTGCTTGCAGACCGGCAGCGCCTGCAACTGTCGCAGAGCGAGGCGGTGCGCGGCCCGGCGCGGCTGGTGCTGCGCCAGGAGGACCTCGCCATCGGCAAGTCAGGCGACATCGAAGGCGAAGTGCGCACCCGCGTCTATCTCGGCGCGCGCAACCGCTACGTGATGGTGCTGGCGGGACAGCCGGTCAGGGTGCTCAGCGGCAACGATCACGTTTTCGCCAGCGGTGAGGCAGTGTCGTTGTCGATCGATCCGGCGCGCATCCGCGTCATCGCGGACTGA
- a CDS encoding DUF3830 family protein, whose amino-acid sequence MTDRKLYLKFVDSDVTGIITLYWENAPETCKALWGALEKPIQWPATHAMFSGPEIMMGLPEEARNFDPTTIPPENQTVLPEVGELLWFYQPKNFFKIDPTEFWEIGLFYGVGGRTFGPTGWISCTYFGKMTENLEGIAAQCRLIRTEGAKVVEIGRLA is encoded by the coding sequence ATGACCGACCGCAAACTATACCTGAAATTCGTCGATTCCGACGTGACGGGTATCATTACGCTTTATTGGGAGAATGCTCCTGAGACCTGTAAGGCTCTCTGGGGCGCGCTGGAAAAGCCGATCCAGTGGCCTGCAACGCACGCCATGTTCTCCGGCCCCGAGATCATGATGGGCCTGCCCGAGGAAGCCCGTAATTTCGACCCGACCACCATTCCGCCCGAGAATCAGACCGTGCTGCCCGAAGTCGGCGAGCTGCTGTGGTTCTACCAGCCGAAGAACTTCTTCAAGATCGACCCGACCGAGTTCTGGGAGATCGGCCTGTTCTACGGCGTCGGCGGCCGCACCTTCGGCCCGACCGGATGGATATCCTGCACCTATTTCGGCAAGATGACCGAGAATCTCGAGGGCATTGCCGCCCAGTGCCGCCTGATCCGTACGGAAGGCGCCAAGGTCGTGGAAATCGGCCGCCTGGCCTGA
- a CDS encoding ABC transporter substrate-binding protein yields the protein MKSRFSIAVLSTSILALAAGAASAQDKTLVINSFGGAYEAAHKKCIIEPFEKATGAKVQIVTAYSSDAFAQLRAQKAAPQFDIINFSGGQEIVGASEGLLAPIDATKLKNAGDLYDFAKANLAKGEGPAYSIAAIGLVYNSDKAPKAPSSWKDLLDPAVGEHLVLTDISNGYGMLGFLMLNQVEGGNLDNIQPGLDAVGKLLEGGAIVVSKSPEIQQEFAQNDAWLAPYASDYAFTLRTAGLPAKFVQGAEGTPASYITTNLVANRPNQDLALQFIDTSISAEAQTCFAEALRYTPTNSKAKLAPEVAADVAYGEEGVKGLIRFDPAKIEANRAAWVEAWNKAIAK from the coding sequence ATGAAATCCAGGTTCAGTATCGCTGTGCTCAGCACGTCCATCCTTGCACTGGCGGCAGGTGCTGCCAGTGCCCAGGACAAGACGCTCGTCATCAATTCCTTCGGCGGCGCCTATGAGGCCGCCCACAAGAAGTGCATCATCGAGCCGTTCGAGAAGGCGACGGGCGCCAAGGTCCAGATCGTGACCGCCTACTCCTCCGATGCCTTCGCCCAGCTGCGCGCCCAGAAGGCGGCACCCCAGTTCGACATCATCAACTTCTCCGGCGGCCAGGAAATCGTCGGTGCTTCGGAAGGCCTGCTGGCCCCGATCGACGCCACCAAGCTGAAGAACGCCGGCGACCTCTATGACTTCGCCAAGGCCAACCTCGCCAAGGGCGAAGGCCCGGCCTACTCGATCGCCGCCATCGGCCTGGTCTACAACAGCGACAAGGCACCGAAGGCGCCGTCGAGCTGGAAGGACCTGCTCGATCCGGCCGTCGGCGAACATCTCGTGCTCACCGACATCTCCAACGGCTACGGCATGCTCGGCTTCCTGATGCTCAATCAGGTCGAGGGCGGCAACCTCGACAACATCCAGCCGGGTCTCGATGCCGTCGGCAAGCTTCTCGAGGGCGGCGCCATCGTCGTCTCCAAGTCGCCCGAGATCCAGCAGGAATTCGCCCAGAACGACGCCTGGCTTGCGCCTTATGCTTCGGACTACGCTTTCACCCTGCGCACTGCCGGACTGCCGGCGAAGTTCGTCCAGGGCGCCGAAGGTACCCCGGCCAGCTACATCACGACCAACCTCGTCGCCAACCGCCCGAACCAGGACCTGGCGCTGCAGTTCATCGACACGTCGATCTCGGCCGAGGCCCAGACCTGCTTTGCCGAAGCGCTGCGCTACACGCCCACCAATTCGAAGGCCAAGCTTGCGCCTGAGGTTGCAGCCGACGTCGCTTACGGCGAAGAAGGCGTGAAGGGCCTGATCCGCTTCGATCCGGCCAAGATCGAGGCCAACCGCGCCGCCTGGGTGGAGGCCTGGAACAAGGCCATCGCCAAGTAA
- a CDS encoding ABC transporter permease, which translates to MVKAVPTSIRIAAIVFVALTALLLLAPLIVVVGASLTANQFVSFPPQGLSLMWYEKVLSSPEYLSSGLVSLIVALLVTVTATFVGGAAAIAIHRKQLPGSQVLASLFLSPLVLPTIIYAIGMLMFWSAVVGPVSLPVLWISHTVIAMPYVIRTTLAVLSESNPFLEEAARTMGANRMQRLWLVVVPQCAPGLAAGAFFAFNISFDEAVLSLFLRKPGMTTLPVQIYGQLEFSPDPSVAAVSSIMIALTIVLILVIDRLLGIKKFASA; encoded by the coding sequence ATGGTTAAGGCTGTCCCCACCTCGATCCGCATCGCGGCAATCGTCTTCGTCGCCCTGACCGCCCTTTTGCTGCTTGCGCCGCTGATCGTGGTCGTCGGCGCATCGCTGACCGCCAACCAGTTCGTCAGCTTCCCGCCGCAGGGCCTGTCGCTGATGTGGTACGAGAAGGTGCTGTCGTCGCCGGAATATCTGAGCTCCGGACTGGTCAGCCTGATCGTCGCCCTGCTGGTGACGGTGACGGCCACGTTCGTCGGCGGTGCTGCAGCCATTGCCATTCATCGCAAGCAGCTGCCCGGCTCGCAGGTTCTGGCCTCGCTGTTCCTGTCGCCGCTGGTGCTGCCCACCATCATCTACGCCATCGGCATGTTGATGTTCTGGAGCGCGGTCGTCGGCCCCGTGTCGCTGCCTGTTCTGTGGATCAGCCACACCGTCATCGCCATGCCCTATGTCATCCGCACCACGCTGGCCGTGCTGTCGGAATCCAATCCCTTCCTCGAGGAGGCGGCGCGGACCATGGGCGCCAACCGCATGCAGCGCCTGTGGCTTGTGGTTGTGCCGCAATGCGCACCGGGCCTGGCGGCCGGCGCCTTTTTCGCCTTCAACATCTCCTTTGACGAGGCCGTGCTGTCGCTGTTCCTGCGCAAGCCCGGCATGACCACCCTGCCGGTGCAGATCTACGGGCAGCTGGAATTCAGCCCCGATCCTTCCGTGGCCGCAGTGTCCTCGATCATGATCGCCCTGACCATCGTGCTGATCCTGGTCATCGACCGGCTGCTCGGCATCAAGAAATTCGCGAGTGCTTGA